The following are from one region of the Quercus robur chromosome 1, dhQueRobu3.1, whole genome shotgun sequence genome:
- the LOC126716450 gene encoding uncharacterized protein LOC126716450 → MDTKRFIELVEEKKKRALEKKEAPLKWEQKLEAAAKAKADAEAKRKLKAAKHKRRSVSDSDSDSDGDSSDEGRKTSKRAHRRHRRHGHSDLGGDNERRKERKSKRKPKRRSSSSNDDSSEEYESGSEEDRKRKKRNHRRHRHSRSDTEGSSSDDDGEAFKKRGHAKRHKHHRRSESSDSDSSSIEDDGLIRRNHGKHHKRHRQSEYGASDSSSDEENGAVKKKSHAKHHKRHRRSRSVDSKSSNSDAHRSHRRSESIGKSSDDNHEEAGKRSRHKISGLHRHHHHKHRHHHSDEEKHHLLQAEPNGKNTDDMCKIENKNAAHDHDGGNK, encoded by the coding sequence atggaCACCAAGAGGTTCATCGAACTGGtcgaggagaaaaagaagagagctCTGGAGAAGAAAGAAGCTCCTTTAAAATGGGAGCAGAAACTAGAAGCTGCTGCCAAGGCAAAGGCTGATGCTGAAGCTAAGAGGAAGCTGAAGGCTGCAAAGCATAAAAGAAGATCAGTTTCTGATTCTGATAGTGACAGTGATGGTGACAGCAGTGATGAGGGAAGAAAGACAAGTAAAAGAGCCCACAGGAGGCACAGGAGGCATGGCCACTCTGACTTAGGTGGTGACAATGAAAGGAGGAAGGAGAGGAAATCTAAGCGAAAGCCAAAGAGACGATCCTCTAGCTCAAATGATGATAGCAGTGAGGAATATGAGAGTGGCTCTGAAGAAGATAGGAAGAGAAAGAAGCGAAACCACCGAAGGCACAGGCATTCAAGATCCGATACTGAGGGCTCTTcaagtgatgatgatggtgaggcATTCAAGAAGAGAGGCCATGCAAAACGACACAAGCACCATAGGCGATCAGAATCTAGTGATTCAGATTCTTCTAGTATTGAGGATGATGGCTTAATTCGAAGAAACCATGGAAAGCATCACAAACGCCATAGGCAGTCGGAGTATGGTGCTTCTGATTCTTCTAGTGATGAGGAAAATGGTGCAGTCAAGAAAAAAAGCCATGCAAAGCACCATAAACGTCATCGTAGATCACGTAGTGTGGACTCCAAGTCATCTAATTCTGATGCCCACAGAAGCCATCGAAGGAGTGAATCTATAGGAAAGTCATCAGATGACAACCATGAAGAAGCGGGTAAACGATCAAGGCACAAGATTTCTGGCCTTcatcgccaccaccaccacaaacatAGGCACCATCACTCGGATGAGGAGAAACATCATTTGCTCCAAGCAGAACCTAATGGAAAGAATACCGACGATATGTGCAAGATTGAGAATAAAAATGCTGCTCATGATCATGATGGTGGAAACAAATAG
- the LOC126716469 gene encoding fruit protein pKIWI502 encodes MSVTTSLSLSPHAHLSQPLPPMSILRRLNLHNHLNLRSRSRNHRLFRSLAVAAVRQDTTVWTQAPLTEIEPAAESLFHVTIDVSDSPDLAVSHTRPGQYLQLRVPDVEKPSFLAIASPPSLSEARGAFEFLVKSVAGSTAELLCGLKKGDVVELSQVMGRGFDIDRVDPPESFPTLLIFATGSGISPIRSLIESGFSADKRSDVRLYYGARNLKRMAYQDRFKDWESSGVKIVPVLSQPDGSWTGEIGYVQAAFTRAKQIYSPQSTGVVLCGQKQMTEEITSILVADGVSSEKILKNF; translated from the exons atGTCTGTtactacctctctctctctctcgccccATGCGCACCTTAGCCAGCCCCTCCCTCCTATGTCTATCCTACGCCGCCTCAACCTCCACAACCACCTAAATCTCCGTAGCCGTAGCCGTAACCACCGCCTCTTTAGAAGCTTAGCCGTCGCGGCCGTACGTCAAGACACCACAGTCTGGACGCAAGCTCCGCTCACGGAAATCGAGCCCGCCGCCGAGTCCTTGTTCCACGTCACCATCGACGTGTCCGACTCTCCCGACCTTGCCGTGTCCCACACTCGCCCGGGGCAGTACCTTCAGCTCCGAGTCCCCGACGTCGAAAAGCCTTCCTTCCTCGCCATCGCGTCGCCGCCTTCGCTCTCGGAAGCGCGTGGCGCATTCGAGTTCCTGGTGAAGAGCGTGGCTGGCTCCACCGCTGAGCTCCTCTGTGGATTGAAGAAAGGCGATGTGGTTGAGCTCAGCCAGGTCATGGGACGTGGATTCGATATCGATCGGGTCGACCCGCCCGAGTCATTTCCTACGCTTCTCATTTTCGCCACTGGATCCGGAATTAG TCCAATCCGGTCTCTCATTGAGTCAGGATTTAGTGCTGATAAGAGATCTGATGTGAGGCTTTATTATGGGGCAAGAAACCTTAAGCGAATGGCTTATCag GATAGATTTAAAGATTGGGAATCTTCTGGGGTTAAGATTGTGCCTGTTTTATCACAACCAGATGGCAGCTGGACGGGTGAAATTGGCTATGTACAG GCTGCTTTTACTAGAGCCAAGCAAATTTACAGCCCTCAATCTACTGGTGTTGTGCTCTGTGGGCAGAAACAGATGACTGAG GAAATTACTTCAATTCTTGTAGCAGATGGCGTGTCAAGTGAGAAGATATTAAAGAACTTTTGA
- the LOC126716438 gene encoding ATP synthase subunit beta, mitochondrial has translation MASRRVLSSLLRSSARRSTRSPISSSAPRLTSPSPSSRASPYGYLLSRVADYSTSAAAAAAPAQAPPAPKKRGKITDEFTGAGSIGQVCQVIGAVVDVRFEEGLPPILTALEVQGHSVRLVLEVAQHLGENMVRTIAMDGTEGLVRGQDVLNTGSPITVPVGRATLGRIINVIGEPIDERGDLKTDHYLPIHREAPSFVEQATEQEILVTGIKVVDLLAPYQRGGKIGLFGGAGVGKTVLIMELINNVAKAHGGFSVFAGVGERTREGNDLYREMMESGVIKLGDKQAESKCALVYGQMNEPPGARARVGLTGLTVAEHFRDAEGQDVLLFIDNIFRFTQANSEVSALLGRIPSAVGYQPTLATDLGGLQERITTTKKGSITSVQAIYVPADDLTDPAPATTFAHLDATTVLSRQISELGIYPAVDPLDSTSRMLSPHILGEEHYNTARGVQKVLQNYKNLQDIIAILGMDELSEDDKLTVARARKIQKFLSQPFHVAEVFTGAPGKYVELKESITSFQGVLDGKYDDLSEQSFYMVGGIEEVIAKAEKIAKELAA, from the exons ATGGCTTCTAGAAGAGTCTTATCCTCTCTTCTCCGATCGTCTGCACGACGATCCACCAGATCGCCGATCTCAAGCTCTGCCCCCAGACTCACATCTCCGTCGCCATCATCACGCGCTTCTCCATACGGCTACCTCTTGTCGCGCGTGGCCGATTACTCGACTTCCGCTGCTGCTGCGGCGGCTCCAGCTCAGGCTCCTCCGGCGCCGAAGAAGAGAGGCAAGATCACCGATGAGTTCACCGGTGCCGGATCGATCGGCCAGGTGTGCCAGGTCATCGGTGCCGTCGTGGACGTGAGGTTCGAGGAAGGTTTGCCTCCGATCTTGACCGCGCTAGAGGTTCAGGGACACTCGGTCCGATTGGTGCTTGAGGTGGCTCAGCACTTGGGAGAGAACATGGTTCGTACTATTGCTATGGACGGTACTGAAGGTCTAGTCAGAGGCCAGGACGTGCTCAACACTGGCTCTCCTATCACT GTGCCTGTCGGTAGGGCTACACTTGGACGTATCATAAATGTTATTGGGGAGCCAATTGACGAGAGGGGAGATCTca AAACCGACCACTATTTGCCAATCCACAGAGAAGCTCCATCTTTTGTTGAGCAGGCAACTGAACAAGAGATCCTTGTGACTGGAATTAAG GTTGTCGATCTTCTTGCACCATACCAAAGAGGTGGTAAGATTGGGCTGTTTGGTGGTGCTGGTGTTGGAAAGACAGTGCTTATCATGGAACTTATCAACAATGTTGCTAAAGCTCACG GTGGTTTCTCTGTGTTTGCTGGTGTTGGAGAACGCACTCGAGAGGGTAATGACTTGTACAGGGAAATGATGGAGAGTGGTGTCATTAAGCTTGGTGATAAGCAG GCTGAAAGCAAATGTGCTCTTGTGTATGGTCAAATGAATGAGCCCCCGGGTGCTCGTGCTCGTGTTGGTCTTACTGGTCTGACTGTGGCTGAACATTTCCGTGATGCTGAGGGGCAGGATGTGCTTCTCTTCATTGACAACATTTTCCGCTTTACTCAA GCTAACTCTGAGGTGTCTGCTTTGCTTGGTCGAATTCCATCTGCTGTCGGTTACCAGCCAACTTTGGCTACGGATCTTGGAGGTCTTCAAGAGCGTATCACAACCACCAAGAAAGGTTCCATTACCTCTGTCCAGGCTATCTATGTGCCTGCTGATGACTTGACAGATCCTGCTCCCGCTACAACCTTTGCTCACTTGGATGCCACAACTGTGTTGTCACGACAG ATCTCCGAGCTTGGTATCTATCCTGCTGTCGACCCTCTAGATTCCACATCTCGTATGCTCTCTCCTCACATTTTGGGTGAGGAACATTACAACACTGCTCGTGGGGTACAGAAGGTTCTCCAGAACTACAAGAATCTGCAAGATATCATTGCTATTTTGGGAATGGATGAACTCAGTGAAGATGACAAATTGACTGTTGCCCGTGCACGTAAAATTCAGAAGTTCTTGAGCCAGCCTTTCCATGTTGCAGAAGTGTTCACTGGTGCCCCTGGCAAGTATGTGGAATTGAAAGAGAGCATTACCAGTTTCCAG GGAGTTTTGGATGGCAAATACGATGACCTATCAGAACAGTCGTTTTACATGGTTGGAGGTATTGAAGAGGTCATTGCTAAGGCAGAGAAGATTGCCAAGGAACTTGCAGCCTAA